In a single window of the Salvelinus namaycush isolate Seneca chromosome 6, SaNama_1.0, whole genome shotgun sequence genome:
- the ache gene encoding acetylcholinesterase, whose amino-acid sequence MHTSIVFLLPFFLLSLLASSSSSQSDSPELIVTMRAGRVRGVRLPTPDRSHVTAFLGIPFAEPPLGKKRFRKAEPKKPWSDLFEASSYPNACYQFVDTSFPGFQGTEMWNPNREMSEDCLYLNIWVPTSTRPHNLTVMVWIYGGGFYSGSSSLDVYDGRYLAHSEKVVVVSMNYRIGAFGFLALHGSSEAPGNVGLLDQRMALQWVQDNIHFFGGNPKQVTIFGESAGAVSVGMHLLSPDSRPTFTRAILQSGAPNCPWATVTPTEAHRRAVMLGKLVGCPSGGNDTELVDCLRNKPPQELIDQEWQVMPWSAIFRFSFVPVIDGVVLPDNPEAMLSSGNFKDTQILLGVNQDEGSFFLLYGAPGFSKDNESLISREDFLESVKLSVPHANEIGQEAVVLQYTDWFDENNGVKNRDALDDVVGDHNVICPLQHFARSYAQFHSNQGANNGQQAGNAGATTKDGNSQGGVYLYLFDHRASNLAWPEWMGVIHGYEIEFVFGMPLEKRLNYTAEEEKLSRRMMRYWANFARTGNPNINFDGSVDSRRKWPQFTNSEQKHVGLNTESLKIHKGLRNQLCAFWNRFLPRLLNITDNIDEAERQWKVEFHRWSSYMMHWKSQFDHYSKQERCTDL is encoded by the exons ATGCATACCTCCATCgtcttcctcctccccttcttcctcctctctctcctcgcctcctcttcttcttcccagAGTGACTCTCCGGAACTCATTGTCACCATGCGGGCAGGACGTGTCCGCGGTGTCCGCCTACCGACGCCGGACCGGAGTCACGTGACCGCTTTCCTCGGAATCCCATTCGCGGAGCCCCCACTGGGCAAGAAGCGCTTCCGAAAGGCGGAGCCCAAGAAGCCATGGTCGGACTTGTTCGAAGCTAGCTCCTACCCCAACGCCTGCTACCAGTTCGTTGACACCTCTTTCCCCGGGTTCCAGGGAACCGAGATGTGGAACCCCAACAG GGAGATGAGCGAGGACTGCCTCTACCTCAATATCTGGGTCCCCACCTCCACCAGACCTCACAACCTCACCGTGATGGTATGGATCTACGGAGGAGGGTTCTACAG CGGATCATCGTCCCTGGACGTGTACGACGGGCGCTACCTGGCTCACTCGGAGAAGGTGGTGGTGGTCTCCATGAACTACCGTATCGGGGCCTTTGGGTTCCTGGCTCTCCACGGCTCCTCAGAGGCCCCTGGGAACGTGGGGCTCTTAGACCAACGCATGGCCCTCCAGTGGGTCCAGGATAACATACACTTCTTCGGgggcaaccccaaacag GTGACCATCTTTGGGGAGAGTGCCGGAGCAGTCTCTGTTGGGATGCACCTCCTGTCTCCCGACAGTCGACCCACCTTCACCCGAGCCATCCTCCAGAGTGGAGCCCCCAACTGCCCCTGGGCCACTGTTACGCCAACTGAAGCCCACCGGAGGGCCGTCATGTTGGGGAAGCTCGTTGGCTGCCCCTCTGGGGGTAACGATACGGAGCTGGTGGACTGTCTTCGCAACAAGCCCCCGCAGGAGCTCATTGACCAGGAGTGGCAG GTCATGCCGTGGTCTGCCATCTTCCGTTTCTCCTTTGTGCCCGTCATCGACGGCGTGGTCCTTCCAGACAACCCCGAGGCCATGCTCAGCTCAGGCAACTTCAAGGACACCCAAATCCTGCTGGGGGTCAACCAGGACGAGGGGTCCTTCTTCCTCCTCTACGGAGCCCCCGGCTTCAGCAAG GACAATGAGTCACTGATCTCGCGCGAGGACTTCCTGGAAAGCGTGAAACTGAGCGTTCCGCATGCCAATGAGATCGGCCAGGAGGCTGTCGTTCTGCAG TATACTGACTGGTTTGATGAGAACAACGGGGTAAAGAACCGTGATGCCCTGGACGATGTGGTCGGAGACCATAATGTCATCTGCCCCCTGCAGCACTTCGCCAGGAGCTATGCCCAGTTTCACTCTAACCAGGGTGCCAACAATGGGCAACAAGCGGGCAACGCAGGGGCCACGACGAAGGATGGGAACTCACAAG GTGGAGTGTACCTGTACCTGTTTGACCACCGTGCGTCTAACCTGGCGTGGCCGGAGTGGATGGGCGTTATCCATGGTTACGAGATAGAGTTTGTGTTCGGCATGCCGCTTGAGAAGAGACTGAACTACACAGCCGAGGAGGAGAAACTGAGCCGACGCATGATGAGATACTGGGCCAACTTCGCACGCACCGG taacCCCAATATCAACTTTGATGGCAGTGTGGATAGCAGGCGGAAGTGGCCCCAGTTCACCAACAGTGAACAAAAACATGTGGGTCTGAACACGGAATCCCTGAAGATCCACAAGGGCCTGCGGAATCAGCTGTGTGCATTCTGGAACCGCTTCCTGCCACGCCTCCTCAACATCACCG